The nucleotide window ACTTAATAATCATCATATTCAACTAGGATAAACCATCTCAGTTACGAAGTGATGACTTTACATGTGGAGTCGTTCACTTGCTACAAACGCTATGGTACATCTTCAATTCCTAACATTTACATTTACATCATATAAATAAGTAACATGTTGGTGCATGGAGGCGTTGTACTCCATGCTTAGAGGGCCTTTCAAAAAAAAGTTGATATTACATTTTTAATCCACAACTATTTGAATTTTTACTTTTAGTCCAAAAGTTTACATCTtttcaatttaacctcacaacattttactttcaactttggtcccatACATTTTTCATATGTGGCAAATTTTTCGTTTTGTTCaatattttgtgagttaacatggtgcaacgtgcgtgtgtggttcaacgttctTACTTTTCgttttacgcttcgttctaaattttgcgagttaacatggcgCAACATGCGGgcgtggttcaacgtttttacgtttcgttttacacttccttctaaattttgcgagttaacatgacgcaacgtgcgtgcgtggttcaacatttttacgtcGTTTATTTTTTCCCACTTGACAGGTTCGCCATAACACGCAGTTCCTAAatggacttagttattattttctatatttTACGTTTGGGTCGAATTTCTTCCAATTAACACACCCCAACTTTAATGTTAGTGGTTGCTGGCGATGGTATGACATTAGTGCTATTTGTCACGGTTGTACGCCTCCACCGCAATGCGGGGGCCTTAATACTAGctatacataaaaataaacatggCAGATGAAAAGTCTCTGTTCAAATCCGTCTTCAAAATAAGGTTTCTTCCAAACTTGCCCCTGTACGGCTTTACCTCCCCTCGCCCGCTCCCCCCATTGATTAGTCAGGCTCATACATCGACGAAACTCATTATATCAAACGACGCCATTAATCCTCCAAACCTTAAATTCATCTTTACATCTTCTCTTCCGTTTTGAATCCCTGATTCATTCTTCTTAACAATTTAGGGTTTCATATTCAATCGCAAATTCAAGCAATTACGTTTGTATTTAATGTTTAACTAAGTTTTAGGGTTTCATTTATACGATCTCTGTTCCaattaaggttttcttatgaTGAATTGTGTTTGATTTTGTGGATGAAATAGAGTATGCTTTTAAAGTTGTTAAAGCAGTAGGAGTCACCTCAATCAATGTTTGAGGCAAAGACTCAGTGTGTGTTGTGACTCATAAGAAGGTCCCGGTGAGTTTGATTTCTATTTTTAGTTTTAAAGGATTTAGATTTGATGGTTTTGTAATGTTTTAATGATGGTGTAGGACTAGCGTTCGGATCAGGGGCGGACCTATGTGGTGCTGAGAGGTAGCCCGGGATACCCCTGAACTTTCTTGACATAGTGCAATCTTCTATTTAATCTCTGTTTTATTTATTGAGGATACCCCTAATCAAAGGCTAGGATACCCCTAAATGTAACTGAGAATAAGATGAAATTAAATTTGACAGATGGAAACGAAAATCTCCGGTGAGATAAACTTGAGAGTTTTGCAGCAGCACACCGGAGAAGATGAAgttctatttttttaatataatatctCGAGTGTTGTTGTGATATAATTAATGTAAAAGGCAAAAGTACATCACATTAGTCAAAACTTCAattaactttttctcgaaacaacaacctttactttatttattttaaacattcatttatttaatataattgCAAATTGcttatttgatttatttttacttttgcaatcatttatatgttttatttttactttctttgtttgtttatgatcAAATACTAaccatattttatttaaaaattgtaGAAACTATTTTAAAAGTGTTATTTAGCATCCAATCATATGTTCTCACGGTTTTAGGATAAATATCTCATATCATTTTACCTACATAAAAGGTTCTTTGAACATGCTATGCACCCACACTTTTCACATGTGTAGGTAGGTTACTTTTTGAACAATTAAACGGTTAAGAGCGAAAATAATACAAGAAAAAACGTTAAAATAGTTCTTTTTAAATATATGATTTAATATATTGTATTTTTTGTTTAAATGTAAAGAAATATTATATAAAATGAAGAAAATATAAATGTTTTAGCTATATGGTTCTATGGATATACACGAATAAAAAAGTTTTTCAATTCCAATTATATGAAATTAAAGATAAAGAACTTAGATACGATTTATTCTAAAGCCTAGCTAGAATTTCAAATATTAAAAAGTCATATAAGACTACATGTACATGCTTTAACAAATATTGAAGGACAATGAGTTTTCGGTTCTTTTTGTTGTAAAgatatttttattacaaactaaattatttataaaacttataaataacatttaaagttttataaGAAAAAATGATAATGTTCTCGTGTGTGTAGTACACGCATTAATAAAAAAATGATAATCAGCATATGCACTTTAGAATGTAAAAAGAAGAATTTAAGGGCCCATTTTTACTAGCCGCACAAAACCCTTGAATTCTCAAGAAGGGGTCTAGGTAAAAGTTTTTTGGGATGCCCCTGAATTTTctttctagttccgccactggttCGGATCCAACCAGTGTTACACATCTTGGATTGTTGGCTACTTGCACTACATAGCATCAATATATCATTCTTAGGTTTCGTATTCTTTATGTGCATTTTTGCCATACCGTAGATAAATTTAGTTAACAATTGCTTATATTCGTACATTGAAAAGTCTAGTTTTATTATTAAATTTCAACTAAATTTGTTAAATCTAATCTAATAAATCCTCCGTGTGGTGTATAAGAACATGATGGAACTTGACATACATTAGATGGTTGCCAGATGTGGATTGAAGAGGAATGTATGAATGGTAAAAAGGAACTAAGGGTGAAATTAGGATTAAAATGGAGGCAAGatataacatgttaaaaaaagggtaaattaaataaattaaaagaatGACTAAATTACTCCTCTATCAACTTAGTATTGCTAGAGTATTAGTCattttggatggatttagcaacttttttgaaacctcagtAGTGGTTCTTATGAGAAAAAAACTTTTTTTGGATGGATCTAGCAAATGTGAATAAACGtgagggacgattttagcaatttacttctttgtatttaaataaatatatcgTACTCAAAGCACATAAAGTTTAATAATTCTTCGGTTTCCCTTCGTAGGCAGCAATCCGGTAACCACTCGCCCAACTCTTTTGATATCCAAACCTTAAACTtaagatttttaaataaattactAGTATCACTATGAACGTTGAACAAAGTTATCTTTTTATAACAAGCAAGTAAAAGTATCCGTTGCCGAAAAATCACCAAGTCAACAATCATCAAACGTAATTTAAGTAGTTTATTTTTCAACCTATACATCTTTTGATACGACTATATACATCTTTTGGAAATCTCAATCTAATtttaataaaagactccaaataatgtcaCGTGTCATTTTCTCCTTTAACCTCATAATTTTTAaagtaaacttctgttttgctccctgtggtttggtcgcTTTAATGGTTTTGCCTCAATCCTTTTAAAATAGTCATTCCACTCCCTGATCTATTTACTTATCTCCATTTTACTCCACGCCCCAAACGGCATTTATTTGCAACGTTAAAAATAGTCAcatgcccctcacatgaggggcattttagtctttttccCATATTtttgatatttattattatagggtgggagttggctacaaagtctatttttcctacaaagtataaaaagtcataaaacaccataatgtcaaccataaaacataCTCAAAACCCcccaaataacaaagtgaagattgtTATAAtgtcatatttgtgggttttgtgttgtgttttggatgataaggctttgattatcgaatgactaacattagtgtgttttatgttgattatcctgttgtgttttatattcatagttctaggatggtgtgtttgaagtttttatggattgttagggtttggatattgtgttttagtgatcttcactatgttatttgtgggttttgagtgtgttttatggttgaaattgtagtgttttatgactttgtacactttgtaggaaaaatggactttgtagccgaactccacccttattattatatataataatacatatataaaacaTACATacactctatctctctctattttctctctctagatgCTCTCAAATCTGAAATTAAGTCTGAAACTAATCAATCTCAAATCATATTCTGTGTTACATAACAAGTAACAACAATCAATTAAAATGTGTAGCATATACCTTTAAGCACCTCTAACAGATCTTTTTTCCTCACTCTCCAACTTTTTATCTTCTTCTTTTTTCAAAGTTTCTGCTTTTTCATATAAAATGTGTAGGTTTCCATCAATCCCAGCCAATTCTGAAAGCCCTGCATCTCCACTATCAAAAATCTCATATCCATATTTCTCATCTTCACCTACGATTTTCCACTCATTAAACCCTTCCACTCTGCCCTCACTCTCTGTCAATCCAAGAACATCATGTTCTTCATCCTTCTCCTTCGACTCGATACTGAAAAAAACCTCTCGATGTCTACTCTGTCGATGCTTTCCGATGAAATGTTCCATGAATCGGTCGATTAACACcgtttttgtggttgttgttgttgtttccatgATTGGTGGAGAAATAGCAGGTGTTGAGTAAGAATAAAGTGGAGAAGGAGGTAGGGTTTTGGATGAGTGGaggattgggggggggggttgtagtGAGAATGAAAGGATGAAATTAGGGTTATGAAACAGAGAGTTGAGGGTTTAGAGAGTACACGAGAGAGCATTCTGCCGGTGTGTGGTTGGTCAGATGGTTAGTGGGGTGGTGGGTGGTGTCGGCAGGTGGTGGTTAGCAGTGGTCGGTAGATGATGGTGCAGGATGGTGGTTGTTGGTGAGGCTGATTGATTGAGGAGAGAGAATGTAGAGAGCGAaaatagagagagatagagaagatgatggagaagatgatggggTGGGCCCATCTCCTTTTGTTTTATCAATAAAAAGATAGTTAAAAATATTTAGGATGGGAAAAGACTAAAATGTCCTCATGTGAGAGGCATGTGACTAGGATTTAACAGTTGAATTGGATGGCGTTAGGGGCGAGAGTGAAATAGAGATTAGtttcatagatcagggagtaaaatggatatttttaaaggtttaggacaaaaccgttaaaacgaccaaatcatagggagcaaaacggaagtttactctaatttttatttttattttattaataattaaaatatataaataaatatcacttatctttatccttatctaacttctaataaataatttaataaatgCCACATAATAactcattattattattaatctttTTTTGAACGGCGTACGGTTAGGATATCGCTAACTGGGTTAGTAGTTAGTATATTAGTATCACCAAGTTAGTATTAAAACCCCCTTGTCTGGACTTGAACCCAGGACCTCCAAGAGAAGCAAAGCTTCCCACCTCTCCCTTAACCACTAGGCCAAGAGATCAttggttttattattattaatctaaACAATTATATCAAACCCTATGGCTttaataatttattaattaattaaagtaAGATAAATAAAATTATCTCATAAACAAATTAGATTTAACATATAAATTTCATATTTACAAAGATGTCGGTAAAAAGTTATGTTGTTGCTACTATATTATTGTTTTCTAATATAATTTCTACTATTTGAGCTaatgttattattttattatgaataatatatttttatagtaTTTAAAGCATatgtttataataataataataacttttATATCTTCTAGCATGTGTTTTTGTAATTTTAatccctttttaaaataaaaaaaatagttaatTTATAGATAACAATTTTTCTTGTCTTGTCTACaaatcaaattttaaatttgcTACCTAATAAATTGTTACAAAAACTTTGAAACTTTTAAGATGTGTGATATCATATTTTACCTCACATCTTTTTCCTGTTCAAACCCTTATCATTATTCAATTAAAGGAATGCATTTATGAGTTTTCCTAAAAACAAAACGACTGGTAAACCATGTTTTGCATATATTGAAATTGATTTAGAAGATCTTTTatataagtattagttagttaattATTTAATTGCATTGCTATCTAAGTTTTCAAATTATGTAGTTCAAACATATAATGTTAATTGCCAAtaacaatatatatttataatgataaaatgataaaaatatataatCGTTGTCTTCATCTCTAGTATTCAAAAATTATAACTGTTCAAATTATAATATAAATCAATATAATTTCAGAACACCGAAAATTTAGAAGTGAGTGTCATATATATTCTATCCACATTGTTACATATGAAATTTACgaacaaatataaaaaaaataatgtgtATCTCCATTTAGACATGACATTTAGTTCCGATCATGTTTCTTGTATGGTGATTTGGATTTTACTCTTAATATGTggattattataattattattgtgatatttttgttttaaaacaTGTATTTTTATCGATGGATTAaatgttttaatatttataaacttgGTAAACATTACATGTTTGATCATACccgacacaaaaaaaaaattattcagATATTTGAAAAGTGTCTCAAAAATATGGTTTTGTAATTCTAAAATCTTCATTACTAactatttaattaatttatttattcaTCTCGTGTGATACACATGGGTTTTAACCTAGTATGCAATATAGTTCACTTTTTATTTTGACATtttgttagagcattcacatcctatcaaaaaaaaatttagtgaGAGGGGTTTTCATATTATCGAAAGTGATtgtaagtggttgtgagtagagaagagagaaaatgttgctgttcatctgtatattggAGGGGACATTGTTCACCAtctataatttttaatatattttgaaagtggagGTAAGAAAAAATATAATGATAAAGatattaaaaatattatttaattgaaaatagaaaaaaaatctAGTTGTTTTTAGTGTAGTTATACTAATTGTGAGTTTTCAAGGGAAGACCAAAAGCGCACTTGGAAAATGGTTACGACACCAAATTCAAGGAAAATGTTATAGAAAACGGTTCCCAAAAAAAGACAAAAAGCATAAAAAGAAAACGGTTTGGACTCCTAATCAAGGGAAATGTTATAGAAAATGGTTCCCCAAAGGAAGACAAATAACGTAAAAACATGTTTATGAGAGTTTGAACCCATTATGTGAGTAGGTGAAAGAAAATAGAAATGAGTTGTTAAAAAGAAATGGCATAGTAATGCGTGGCTTTGTTAAAAGATTTATAATGAGTTCGGATGAAATACATGAGTATAAAGGATTGTAAGAAACATGTGAGACATGAATCCATATGATACACATGGTAACCTCATGTGATTGCAAAGCGGACTCGTTGTATGAGTTGGATTGAGGATTAAAACGAGGCGACTTGCGTTGTTTTATCCTACAAACACATTTTTAGAATTTCATAAATAACTAATCTTCTAAGTATGTGTACAAGATCTTAGATATATCACATGACATAACTTACGTACTCGAGATGTTTGAGCCACTTTATTCTTACCCATACCCCTAGGCCTTAACATCAGTAAACTAGATAGGATAAACAAACTAACATTAAAAATATATACTAGTGACGTAACACCTAACTAAAtctcatatatattatttttatgcTCCACTAAATCATATATTTGATTAAAGTGTTGTATTAAATTTTTATGATGGTGCGTGAAAATATTACGCTTTTTGAGGAGGTTCTTCTCTATTGATCTGTCAGTGTAATTTTACTCGTTTTCAAATCATTTTATGTTAAAAAGGTTCAACATAATTTCATCAAACTACGGTTTAGCATTTTCAATGTTGTTGGTTTTGCCGTTCATGATATTTTTTGCCAAAGGCTATATATGTCTCAAATTTTAGTTGTTGGATCAATAATGAGGAGATTAACCGTAGTCGCATCTTCATTGTATTCATGGAAGGCGTTTTGATTCCATTGTTAAACATATTTTACCATTTTTAATGTTGTTTGTGAAATgataaaatatttattttgtcaGTATATAAGTTGTATATTTCTTTTTCTAATAGTAACAATAAAAAATGCGTATCAATTAGTATATAAGTTGTAGTTTCAAGTTCATTTTAGTAGTTAATTTCAAATTAGATTTGTTCAAATATACGATATACCTTTATGAATACATTAATACATTTGATAGTAAATAACTATTTAATGATAAAGAAAAAATATAGTATATAACATAATGTGTATATATTAGAAGGATTTTTTTTAACATCCTAAGCAAGAATTATAAAACATATAACGAATAAGTTAACCAATAAGACTACAACAGCATATTGAATTAAATTTTATTAAGATAAATGTATAAGGCAAATTTAACAACCGATAGGTTAAACATTTATCATTCATAACAAGCCACCAGATGTTGACCATATcataattttattaattaaattaaataggTAAACAACTAAAGGGGCCCTTGCCAGTCTAGAAGCCACAAAGAGTTCATATATGGCCTCTCAGCAAGAACAGCTAGATACTTCCTCACTATATCGCTTTTGGCTGCGATGATCATATGGTAGATTGGGTTTGGATAACCTGAAGTCTCACCACTTACCAAACTATCAAAAACAACTCTACTTTCAGGATGCCCTTCGTTGTGTGCATTCACTGCAAACTTTGCAATATCCACCATTGCTGGGTCACTCGGTGAGATGGGGCTCCATTTTTCATCAAGTTTTTTGACACCAGATGCAAGGGAGATGTTATTGATAAACATCCCCAAAAAGAAGACAACTAAAGTAAAAAGAACCTTATGACACTTTAAACCCATTATATGAGTAAGAGAAACAAAGTTAGAGATGGGGTGTGAAAAGGAAATGTGCAAAGTAGTGGTTGGCCTTGTTAAGAGATTTATAGTATTGAGTTCACATGAAATACATGGGTGTAAAGGATTGTAAGAAACATATGAGGCATGAAACTCCATGGTGTATTAATTTTATAAATCATGTGAGATATGATATGTAACACCCCGAATTATTGAAAATTTAATGATTCTAAATTTTGAAATAAATAGTAAATCTTTGTATTTCTTACAAATCATGTGAGATATGATATGTAACACCCCGAATTATTGAAAATTTAATGATTCTAAATTTTGAAATAAATAGTAAATCTTTGTATTTAAATAAATGTATTGTACTAAAAGCACATTAAATCATAACTTTATTTGATggtttaataaataatttaagcAATGTTTAGTAAAATAGTTGTAGTTATCTTGTTACTTAGAGTTTTAAAACAAATATGTAAAGGTATATTGATATATATTAAGTCTGCTAGGTTATAGTTTCGTGTTTTACACCGATTAAATAATGAAAGTTATTTGTTTGCAGAGCACAATAAGACAAGTAGGTGTATTTGATAATCATCCCATAATCAATACCTAACACGTTTCCAAAGTGGTTAACAACTCTCATCATAGTCATTAATTATTTAGGAAAATTCTTAATTATTTTCAGATCGTTAGCCAATTAAGTAATAAAAGAATTTACCTCAAATACATTAGAGAATTTGATATAAGGGTGGGTATTAAGGTAAAGATTTAAAAATAAGCAATATTTTCATTCGATGATATTAACCCGGTTTattaaagattaaaaatcaattttgattaaaaacatttttttgaaGAATGGTTTAGTGTTGACACATGACATTCATTGGAATTGTTTATTAAAAATAGTATATGATAATACAAGTTTTATATATTTTCCATGTTTACTAATATACAACGTAATTTAAGTCTTTTATTTTGATTGCGGATTGACAAGATAAAGCTTTAGCCATATTGGGAAACTTAAATATCACAAACATATATTTTAAGATTACTTAACAataattgttattgttatttgtGTTCTATATATGACAATAATAATTATTGTTATTTgtgttctatatatatatatatatatatatatatatatatataataataataatataatttttaAAGGTCCTTTCATAGTAATTACGAGATTGAGAAGTAAAATTTCACAAACATATACCTTAGGATTACTTAacaataattattattgttatttatgtTCTATACATATTTCTTGTAAAACTTATGTGACAACTGAGATTTTTCAGGTTAACTCCGTTGT belongs to Helianthus annuus cultivar XRQ/B chromosome 5, HanXRQr2.0-SUNRISE, whole genome shotgun sequence and includes:
- the LOC110939188 gene encoding uncharacterized protein LOC110939188; its protein translation is MGLKCHKVLFTLVVFFLGMFINNISLASGVKKLDEKWSPISPSDPAMVDIAKFAVNAHNEGHPESRVVFDSLVSGETSGYPNPIYHMIIAAKSDIVRKYLAVLAERPYMNSLWLLDWQGPL